A single region of the Caldisericaceae bacterium genome encodes:
- a CDS encoding DNA topoisomerase 3 codes for MKTLVVAEKPSVAKDIANALGKFDNQKDFLENEKYVITWSLGHICELYEPEDYNKKLSFWTLRDLPIIPEEFKFKVSKENKERFNAIKKLMLRKDVDTIVNACDAGREGELIFREILLLVNPKGKSLKRLWLSAMTKEEIVKEFKNLRDESEFDDLGKASFAREEADWLVGINATRSFTRRWGELLSLGRVQTPTLNIIVSREKQIKSFKPTTYYELEANFKKDDFSYKGVYTENGETRQFDKSNLEKIKKEIDGLNGVIEKLAEKDEFTSPPLLYDLTELQRDANRLFGYSAKRTLDIAQTLYEKRKLITYPRTDSRYLPSTLKERVVEIIKSIKFEPYNVFAYEILKNGIKFTERIINDKGVTDHYAIIPTGDFREFDKLTEQEFKIFDLVMKRFIAVFFGRSKTKKFEVLTSVKNYTFTSSLSFLVDPGWMKVYGKDATMPITLKEKMDVMLEKAEVLEKETQPPQRFTDATLLSQMEHANKLITEEDLKETLKGKGIGTPATRAQIIERLIEVGYVEREKNNLLPTEKGIRLIDLVSYVGVEVLLSPSLTAEWEYKLLEIEKGKYDATTFIDGIKKLTNEIIDKVKTYSGDFHVKIGSKDPVGICPKCGGNVYETVRGFTCENVEKGTCDFIIWKKLKNKKITREMAEKLLKGEKVRIKRILSNNKTYFDADIALDKEHKVSFVFEPPVEEKTINEESLGKCPVCGSDVVEKESVYACVNYPKSCNFRIKKVMGGRELSREDVKTLLKDKKTPVYNDFISSKGKKFSASLNIEKGSVKFEFENNGKNRSYRRKSK; via the coding sequence GTGAAAACATTAGTAGTTGCAGAAAAACCATCTGTTGCAAAAGACATTGCAAATGCCTTAGGAAAGTTTGATAACCAAAAAGATTTCCTAGAAAATGAAAAGTATGTAATTACATGGTCTTTGGGTCATATCTGCGAACTCTACGAACCAGAGGATTACAATAAAAAACTTAGCTTTTGGACCTTGCGAGATCTTCCAATAATTCCAGAGGAATTCAAGTTTAAAGTAAGTAAAGAAAATAAAGAAAGGTTTAACGCTATTAAGAAGTTAATGCTTCGAAAAGATGTTGATACAATCGTCAATGCTTGTGATGCAGGACGTGAAGGTGAACTTATATTTAGAGAGATCCTTCTTCTTGTAAATCCAAAAGGTAAATCATTAAAACGCTTGTGGCTTTCTGCGATGACCAAAGAAGAGATCGTAAAAGAATTTAAAAATCTTAGAGATGAGAGTGAGTTTGATGATCTCGGGAAGGCATCCTTTGCAAGAGAAGAGGCAGATTGGCTTGTCGGTATAAATGCAACTCGTTCATTTACAAGACGCTGGGGTGAACTTTTATCGCTTGGAAGAGTCCAAACTCCAACCTTGAACATTATTGTTTCAAGAGAAAAGCAGATTAAGAGTTTTAAACCTACAACTTACTACGAATTAGAAGCCAATTTTAAAAAAGATGATTTTTCATACAAAGGTGTCTACACTGAAAATGGAGAAACTCGTCAATTTGACAAGTCAAATCTTGAGAAAATAAAAAAAGAAATTGATGGGTTAAATGGTGTAATAGAAAAACTTGCAGAAAAAGATGAGTTTACTTCCCCACCACTTTTATACGATCTTACAGAATTGCAAAGAGATGCAAATAGGCTCTTTGGTTATTCTGCTAAGAGAACTCTTGATATAGCTCAGACTCTTTACGAAAAAAGAAAACTAATTACTTATCCAAGAACCGATTCAAGGTATTTACCTTCAACGCTTAAAGAGCGTGTCGTTGAAATTATTAAATCAATAAAATTTGAACCTTATAATGTGTTTGCTTATGAGATTCTTAAAAATGGGATAAAGTTTACAGAGCGTATCATAAACGATAAAGGCGTTACAGACCACTATGCGATAATTCCCACAGGTGATTTTAGAGAGTTTGATAAACTTACCGAACAGGAATTTAAAATATTTGATTTAGTTATGAAAAGATTTATTGCCGTGTTTTTTGGAAGATCCAAAACAAAGAAATTTGAAGTTTTAACGAGTGTAAAAAACTATACATTCACCTCAAGCCTAAGTTTTCTTGTAGACCCTGGCTGGATGAAGGTATATGGAAAAGATGCTACTATGCCCATTACCTTGAAAGAAAAAATGGATGTAATGTTAGAGAAGGCAGAAGTTTTAGAAAAAGAGACACAACCGCCTCAGCGATTTACTGATGCAACTCTTCTTTCCCAAATGGAACATGCAAACAAACTTATAACTGAAGAGGACCTAAAAGAAACTTTAAAAGGAAAAGGTATAGGGACCCCTGCAACACGAGCCCAGATTATTGAGAGACTCATCGAGGTGGGGTATGTTGAAAGAGAAAAGAATAATTTATTGCCAACAGAAAAAGGAATAAGGCTCATTGATCTTGTTTCATACGTAGGAGTAGAAGTTTTACTTTCTCCATCTCTTACAGCCGAGTGGGAATATAAGCTTCTTGAGATTGAAAAAGGCAAATATGATGCAACTACTTTTATTGATGGAATAAAAAAGCTAACCAACGAGATTATAGATAAGGTAAAAACTTACAGCGGTGATTTTCACGTAAAAATAGGTTCAAAAGACCCTGTGGGTATTTGTCCTAAGTGCGGAGGTAATGTATACGAAACGGTTAGAGGTTTTACCTGTGAGAATGTAGAGAAAGGCACTTGTGATTTTATTATCTGGAAGAAACTTAAAAACAAGAAAATCACAAGAGAAATGGCTGAAAAACTTTTAAAAGGCGAAAAAGTTAGAATAAAAAGAATTTTATCAAATAACAAAACATACTTTGATGCGGATATAGCACTTGATAAAGAGCATAAAGTAAGTTTTGTTTTTGAACCCCCTGTTGAAGAAAAAACTATAAATGAGGAATCTCTTGGTAAATGTCCTGTGTGTGGTAGTGATGTAGTTGAAAAAGAAAGTGTTTATGCATGTGTTAACTACCCTAAAAGTTGTAATTTTAGGATTAAAAAGGTAATGGGTGGAAGAGAACTTTCAAGAGAAGATGTTAAGACCTTACTTAAGGATAAAAAAACTCCAGTTTATAATGACTTTATATCCTCGAAAGGTAAAAAATTCTCGGCAAGTTTAAATATAGAGAAAGGCAGTGTCAAATTCGAATTTGAAAACAATGGGAAAAATCGTTCTTATAGGCGGAAGTCAAAGTAA
- a CDS encoding cold-shock protein, protein MERKTGRVKWFNSQKGFGFIVPDDGGKDLFVHFSAIQNSGYKTLKEGQKVEYEIEQTNKGDKAVNVKVIG, encoded by the coding sequence GTGGAAAGAAAAACAGGAAGAGTTAAATGGTTTAACTCTCAGAAAGGCTTTGGGTTTATTGTCCCTGATGATGGTGGAAAGGACCTTTTTGTGCACTTTTCGGCAATCCAGAATTCTGGTTACAAAACTTTGAAGGAAGGCCAAAAAGTTGAGTATGAAATCGAACAAACCAATAAAGGTGATAAAGCTGTAAATGTAAAAGTGATTGGGTAG